The following nucleotide sequence is from Pandoraea thiooxydans.
AAGCTGCTGCGCGCACACAGGCCGAGCAGCGCGGCAACCGCGTCGAACAGCCGCCCGGCGCTGGATGTCCACGGGGCGTGTGCGCCGCGCGCGAGCATGGCCGCGAACACGCGCCGCTCACGCGGCGCCAGCGCGGCGATGGGCGGCAAAGCAGCCAGCGACGCGTCGTCGAACATGGCATCGCCGAACACCGCATGCAGCGCACCGAGCGCCGCGCGATCCGGCTCGCGCACCGCCGCTTCGCCACCGGGCAGCCGAAACGGCTGCAGATGGGCAACGCGGCAATAAGCATCGCGCTTGACCAGGATGAATTCTCCGCCCCACACCGTGCCGTCGCCGCCGTAGCCGCTGCCATCCCAGGCTACGCCGAGCAACGGAGCGGACAAGCCGTTGTCGGCCATGCCGGCCAGCACGTGCGCCAGATGATGCGGCACATATTGCACGGCGCTCGCCTCTCGTTCGGCCACCTGCGTGCTGTGGTAGTCCGGATGCGTGTCGCATGCCACGGTTTGCGGCCTCACGCGGTAAAGCCGCCGCATCGCCTCAATGCCGCCGGCAAATGCCGTGCGCGCGCGCACGCCTTCGAGATCGCCGACATAGGGCCCCAGCACCAGTTGCTCGGCATAGGCGAGCGCGACCGCGCTTTTGCCATGCCCGCCCAGCGCCAGGGTCGGGTTCGGGTTCGGGGTCAGGGTCGGGGATGCATCGGACTCATCGTTTGACGACAGCACGAGCGGCGCGTACCCGCGCGCGTTGCGCAGCACCACCGGCTCGCCGCCGATCACGCGCGTGACGGAGTCGTCGACCGGATGCGCGATCGGCCGGTCGTGCACGAGAAACAGGTCGGCGAGCCCGGCCAGCTGCTCGAGCGCCTGCGTTTCGTCGGCGACGATCGGATCCCCGCCCCGGTTACCGCTGGTGGCAACCACCGGGGCGCCGAGTTCGCGCATCAGCAGGTGATGCAGCGGCGTGTACGGCAGCATGATGCCGAGCCAGGGGTTGAGCGGCGCGACACTGGGCACGACGCTCGGCGGCACGCCGCCCATGCCGTGCGCGCCGGTGGCCGGCGAAAACCGTATCGCACCCTCGCGCGCGCGCAGCAATACGATCGGCGCGGCGGGCGAACACAACAGTTGCCGCTCCAACGGGTCGACCTCGGCCAGTGCCTGGGCCGCTTCACAATCCGGCACCATGAGCGCGAACGGCTTGGTCGGCCGGCCCTTGCGCTCGCGCAGGCGGCGCACCGCCAGGTCGTTGCGCGCATCGACCAGCAACTGGAAACCGCCCAGGCCCTTGAGCGCGACGATCACGCCGTCGCGCAGCGCACCGGCCGCGCCGAGCAGCGCCTGGTCGCCGGCGGCGATCTCGCGCCCGGCCGCATCCCACAGACGCAACTGCGGACCGCAGCGCGGGCAGGCGTTCGTTTCGGCGTGAAAGCGCCGCGAACGCGGGTCGTCGTATTCGGCCTGGCACGCCGCGCACATCGCGAAGCGCCGCATCGTCGTGCGCGCCCGGTCGTATGGCACGTCCTCGATCAGGCTGAAGCGCGGGCCGCACTGCACGCAGGTGGTAAACGGATACCGGTAGCGCCGGTTGCCCGGCTCGCGAATCTCGGCCAGGCAGGCCGCGCAGGTCGCCAGGTCCGGCAGCACGACCGGTAAGCGGGGTTGGTCCGGCGCCCGTTCCTGCCGGCTCGGCAAAATGGAAAAGTCCCGCTGGCCGGTCGGCGCGATCCGACGCACGCGCCGGGCGCGCATTGCCGCCGGCGGCGCGAGTTCCGCTTCCAGCCTCGCCAGGAACCGCGCCAAGGCCGGCGCCACGCCTTCGATCTCGAGCGCGACGCCCTCGGCCGTATTGCGCACGAAGCCGGTCAATCCCTCGCTCACGGCCAGGCGATGCACAAAGGGCCGAAAGCCGACACCTTGCACCGCGCCGCCCGCTTCGATCCTTAGCCGGCCCACCTCGTCCGGGTCTTGCGACAACGCTTCGGCATCCTGACATTGATTCACGATCCAGATTTCCTCCGGGTTCTGGCGACCTATCACCCCTCGCCCTCGTCGTCGGGCACTTCGAGTTCCAGGCTCTGCAAAACCACATGCTGCGCGTTCGGATCGAGCGGGTCGTGCGAGGTGACGATTTGCAGACTCGCATGTTCGGCCAGCGTGCCGCGCGCGGCCTCCTCGAAATGCTCGCGAAAATGCTCGGGCGAAAACTGGCTGAGCGCGCCAAGCCACACGCACACCTGCTTGATGCCAAGCGCATCGGCCTGGGCCGCGGCGACCGTCAGGCGCTCGACCAGGTCTTTGGCAATTCCGGTTTCATGCATCGGGGACCTCCGTTGACGGAGCGCGTCGCAGCCGCTCCACTTCCTCTATCACGCGCTCGACGACTGTCTCGACGGCCGCCGCGACGGCGGGGGTAAGCGGCGCGCCAGGATCGAAACAGGCGCCCTCGAGCGCATATACGATGGTCGTCCTGGGCGCCAGGCCCAGAGCGTCGGCCAGCGCCAGCGACTCGGCCAGGCCGAACGCGTGGCTGGACGCGGGCGACGCTTGCAGCGCGAGCGCCTCAAGCCCGGTTTCGGTCGAGTCGATGCGGCTGACCCGCCCGGGCACTCCTCGCGGCGCCGCGGCATCGACGCACACCAGCGCATCGATGCCAGCGACGTCGTCGCTCAATAGGGTCATATCGCCGCCGCGCACCAGCACACGCACGCCGTCGGGCAGGCGGCCGGCCAGCCGGCGCGCGACCTCGGGGCCCGCGCCATCGTCACCGCGATCCGGATTGCCGACGCCGATCACGCAAACGCGGAGCGAAGGAGCGGCGCAGCGCATCATGCCCGCTCCACCGATAGCTTGAGAAAGTGGGCGGAACACGAAATGCACGGGTCGTAGTTGCGGATGCTGCGCTCGCAGCCGTCGCGAATGACGTCGTCGGATCGATCCAGCAGCGAGCTGGCCACCGCGACCAGGTCCGCCTCCATGCTGGACTGGTTTTGCGAGGTCGGCGGCACGATGCGCGCGGCGTCGATGGTGCCGTCGGCGGCGAACGCGTAGCGATGCCAGCATATGCCGCGCGGCGCTTCGGTACAGCCGAAACCGACGCCCGCGCGCGGCTCGACCGGCACCGCTGCCAGGGCCGGCGGCTCGTAAGCGGCGATCAGCCGCAAGGCCTCGTCGCACGCGTAGGCGATTTCGAGCGAACGTACGATGATGCTGCGAAACGGGTTATTGCATACGGGACCGAGCCCCGCCTCGCCTGCCAGCTCCCGAAGCCAGGCCGGCAGGCGGTCGAAGTTCAGCGCGTAGCGTGCGAGCGGCCCGACCAGATAGGCGCCGCGCCGTCTGAGCAGCGAGTGCAGCGCGGTCGAATGGCGCACGTGCCGCTCCTCGAATTCGCTTTCGTAGGCATCGATGCCGATGTCGATATCGCGATTCGAGACCAGGCGGCCCTCATTGAACGGATATTCGTCCGGGTGGCGCAGCGCGACGAATTCGTAGTCGCGCTCCAGTTCGGGAAACGGAAACGTCGCCACCCATCGCACCAGCTTGATCGCCAGCTCGCGCGCGCGCTCGAGGCTGGCGGCAACCGGGGCCAATTCGGCCCGCGTGGGCAGACGGTGAAAACCGCCGACCTTGACGTTGACCGGATGAATTTCGCGCCCGCCCAGCACCCGCATCAATTCGTTGCCGGCTTTTTTCAGGGCGAGGCCGTCGCGCACCGCGTCGCCGTGTTCGCGCGCCAAGGCGATGGCGTCGGGGTAGCCGAGAAAATCCGGCGCATGAAGCATCACCACGTGCAGCGCATGGCTCTCGATCCATTCGCCGCAATACAGCAGCCTGCGCAACGCCCTGAGTTGCCCGTCGACCCGCACTCCGAAGGCATTCTCGATCGCATGCACCGCGCTCATTTGGTAAGCGACCGGGCAAATACCGCAGATGCGCGCGACGATGTCGGGCGTCTCGGCATAGCCGCGCCCGCGCAGCATCGCCTCGAACAGGCGCGGCGGCTCGAAGATTTCGAGCCGCGCGGACGTCACGCGCCCGTCGCGAATGCGCAGGTCGAGCGCGCCCTCGCCTTCGACGCGCGCGAGATAATCGACGTGGATTCTTTTAGTCGCCATGGGCCTCGCTCTCTTTGCGAAACGGCTCGGCCGCGGCGTTGAAGGTTCGCAAGGCACGGAAGACGTCGCGCCGCGTCGCGCCGAGCGTTTGCCATTGGCGCGCCAGCGATGCGGTGTTGGGTGTTTCCATCGGACCGTAGCAGCCATAGCAGCCGCGCCGGAACGACGGGCACAGCGCCCCGCAGCCGGCGTGCGTGACGGGCCCCAGGCATGGCGTGCCCTGCACCATCACGCAGACGTTGCCCTGCTGCTTGCACTCGACGCACACGCTGTGCGCGGCGATCGCCGGCTTGCGCCCCGCCAGAAACGCGGCAATCACTTCGAGGAGTTGGGTCTTGTTGATCGGGCAACCGCGCAATTCGTAGTCGACCGCCACATGCGCCGAAATCGGCGTCGAGGTCGACAGCGTGTCGATGTATTGCGGCGAGGCATAGACCGCCGCGACGAATTCGTCGATGTCGGCAAAATTGCGCAGCGCCTGGATGCCGCCGGCGGTCGCGCAGGCGCCGATGGTGACGAGGAATTTCGATTGCCGCCGCACGCGCCGGATGCGCCGCGCGTCGTGTTCGGTGGTGATCGACCCCTCGACCAGCGACAGGTCATAGGTGCCGCCGGCCGTCGCGCTCGACGCTTCGGGGAAGTTGGCGATCTCCACCGCGTCCGCGAGCAGCAGGAGTTCGTCCTCGCAGTCGAGCAGGGAGAGCTGGCAGCCGTCGCACGAGGCGAATTTCCAGACGGCCAGCCGAGGACGCTTGCGTTCGCTCATCTCAGACCTCGCGCACGGTGAAAATGCCGGCGATCGCGTCATAGCGCATGACCGGCCCGTCCTTGCAAATGAACGCCGGGCCGAACTGGCAGTGTCCGCACAGGCCGATCGCACACTTCATATTACGCTCCATCGACAGATAAATATGCTCGTCGGCCACGCCCCGCTCGCGCAGGGCGCTGAGCACGAAGCGCATCATGATTTCCGGGCCGCACACCAGCGCGGTGGTCTCGCGCGGGTCGAATTCCGCTTGCGCGATCAGCGCCGGCACCACGCCGACGTGCCCGCGCCAGCCGGGCTCGGCGTGATCGACGGTGACTTCGACGTCGACGTCGAAACGCCGGCGCCACTGCGCCAGCTCGCTGCGATAGAGCATCTCGCCGGGATTGCGGCAGCCGAACAGGATCGTCACCCGGCCGTAGCGGGCACGCTCGGCGAGGATCGCGCGGATCGCCGGACGCAGCGGCGCGAGGCCCAGCCCGCCCGCGACGATCAGCACGTCCGTGCCGGCGGCGGCCGCCACCGGCCAGGCGGTGCCGAATGGCCCGCGCACCCCGAGGGTCGCGCCCGGGCGGAGCTGTCCGAGCGCGCGGCTGACCGCCCCGACTTCGCGGACGGTATGCACGAAAGTATCGGTATCGGATGCGGCGCCACTCATGCTGACAGCGACCTCGCCGACGCCGAACGCATACAGCATGTTGAATTGCCCTGGCGCGAATGCGGGCGGCGCGCCGGATAGCGGCGCGAGCTCGAGCGTGACGACGCCGGCCAACTCCCGGCGCCGGCGCGCCACGCGATAGACGCTCGGTGTGAAGGCATTGGCGGGCATGGCCCGAGCCGGGTCAGCGCTTGCCATAGACGTCGAGAATCTGCAGGCGGGTGGCATGCAGCCGCCGGGTCACCACCGGCAGGAAGCGCTTCATCATTTCGTAGCCGAAGTCATGATCGGCCTCGCACTTGCCGCGCAGGCACGCGGCGTCGATGCCGATCACGCGCGTGAGCGCCACGGCGCGCGCGTCGAACATCCAGCGATACGGCGGCACCACCCAGGACGCGCCGAGGATCTCGCCTTGCCCAAGGGTGGCGAATACCACCGGCGCGCGGCCGGGTTCGGCGATTTCGAGCGCGACGCGGCCGTGGCGAATGACGAAAAATTCGTCGGCCGGCTCGCCTTCGCGGAACACGTACTGCTCGGCGTCGAAGCGCCGGTTGCGCGCGCAGCCGGCGACCAGCCGCAGGTGCTCGGCAGTGAAGCCGGCGAAGAACGGGTGTTCCTGCAGAATGTGTTCAAGTCCCTCCATGCGGGTCTCCATCGGAGCTCCGCTGCGCGGGTTCGGCCGCACCGCGCAACGCGTCGATCTCCTCGGTAATGTCGATGCCTACCGGACACCAGGTGATGCAGCGTCCGCAGCCGACGCAGCCGGAAGTGCCGAACTGGTCGATCCAGTTGGCCAGCTTGTGGGTCAGCCACTGCCGGTAGCGCGCCTGCGTGGTGTGGCGCACGCTGCCGCCGTGGATATATGAGAAATCCAGGGTGAAGCAGGAGTCCCAACGGCGCACCCTTTGTGCCGAAGCGCCGGCAAGATCGCTATGGTCTTCCACGGTGGTGCAGAAGCAGGTCGGGCACACCATGGTGCAGTTGCCGCAGCTCAGGCATCGATCGGCCACCTCGGCCCAGCGCGGATGGCCCGGATTGTCCTGCAGCAGTGCCTTGATGCCGTCGGTATGCATGGTGCGGCCCATCTGGCCGGCGGTGCGCGCGACGATGGCCCGCGCGGCGGCAAGCTGCGCGTCGCTGGGCGGACCGTGCGGCACCTGGCCGAGCAGTGCGGCGCCGGCCTCGCTGCCGACCTCGACGAGAAAATCGCCGCCGGCCGCATCCGGCGTGCCCGATTCTTCCGGCCACGGATGGAGTTCGGTCAGCGCCAGATCGAATCCGGCGTCGGCTTTCGGGCCGGTTTGCATGGAAGCGCAGAAGCACGTGCCGCCGGCCGTGCCGCAGTTGAGCGCAACGATAAACGTGCCGGCGCGACGCGAGGCATAGCCCTGATCGACGTAGGCGCCCTCCTGAAAGACCCGGTCCTGGATCGCGATGGCGTGCAACTCGCAGGCGCGCACCCCGACGAAAGCGAATCGTTCGGGCGCTTGCGGTGCCTCGCCGCTTCCCTCTTCGCTCCCCTCGCCGCCTTCGATCGTCATGCCGGCCTGCCCGAGATGCGCGGTAAAAAGCAGCTCGAGCGGCGGATGCAGGAAGCGCTTCCAGGATTGCGGGCCGACCGCATAGCCAAACAGCGCCTGGTCGTCGCGCCGCTCGAGCCGGTAGCTGCCGGGCGCCTGGCGATCGGTCCAGCCGGCCGGCAAATCCTGCACGCCGGCGATGTCGTCGTAGACGATCGCGCCGTCACGCACGGTCGGCCCGATCACCCGATAGCGGCGCTCGATGAGGCCATCGATCAGCGCCTGCAAGCCGTCTCGCGACAGGATCGCGGTTTGGCCGATGGCGAGAGGCGTCTGGTTCATCGTGTTTGGCGCGTCGGGCGCCGATATGCCTGGCGCGGTGCAGCGGGGTCGAGCGACGGCGGCCCGCGCAGCGGCATCTCGGCGTGAGGCTAGAGGCCGATGGGAATCGGCGGCTGCTCGGTGTGATCCACCACGCTCTTGACGCCGGGTATGCGCTCGGCCGCCACGCGCACCGCGTCGACGGCGGCCTGCGAGCGGAACACGCCCCACAAATGTACGACGCCGTCACGCACGATCACGCCGCGTCCGGCGAAGCCCCAAGGCTGATCCTCCAGCTCCGCCAGAAGCCGCTCGCGTATTTCGCGGTCCGAAACGAATTCGTCGGCCGCCGATGGCGCCGAGCTGCTGGCAAGCGCCTGGACCAGATTGGCACGGCTGACCAATCCGACCACCTTGCCCCCGCGCAACACCGGCACCCGTTTGATGCCGCGGGTCTCGAGCAGGCTCGCGACGTCGCCCAGCGGCGTCTGTTCGTCGACCGAGATGACGTCCCGGGTCATCACGTCGGCGACCAGGAGGCCATGCGATTTGACGTATTCCTGCGCCTGCGCATCGGTCGAAAACAATCCGAGCCACCAGGACCGGTGCGGCTTGTCCGTACCGATTTCGGCGCGCCGGATCAGATCGCCTTCGCTGACGACACCGACCAGTTTGCCGCCGTCGTCGATAACCGGGGCGCCGCTGATGCGGTGCTCCAAAAAGAGGTTGGCGACATCGCGAATCGTCGCATTGGGTTTGACTGAAATGACGTTCGGCGTCATGACATCGAGAGCACGCATTGTCCGTCTCCTGACGAGGTATTAAGGCATTAACGGATCCGAATGCAATTCCGGACTCCAATCGATACTGCGATCGCATTCCAGCTTAGCCCTGTGCGCCGGCACGCTCTTGATATTTGTCAACCGACGGGCACGCATGTCGGTCATCGCCGCACCCGCGCAGGATGCAAAGCACGCCACGGCACGAAAATTGCGTCCCGCGCGTGAGCGGCGAAGGCCGTCGCACGATCCGGTCCGACAGCCGCGGATGGCCTCGGCAACCAATTCGGTATGTGGTGCGCCCTGCGGGAATCCGCGCTCGGCAAGCCGCCGTCGCAACTCGCGGGCGCAAATAAGCGCGACGCATCAAATCAATTGAAATACAATTAAAACAATCCTGATTCGATAATTTACAAGCGAGTGCCGATCGGGCCGCACGTGTGCCGCTTTCCCATTGCCTGTATCGATATGCCAAAAAAGACGCTCCCCACCCCGGGCGAATCGCAACGCGAGCCACGCGAGCCGCGCTCGTCGCTGTTCGTCGGCTCCACCGAAAAAGCCTTTCAGGTCCTGCATGCGTTCGACGGTCCGAGCCGCCATATGACGCTGGCCGATATCGCGCGCAGTTCGGGGCTCGATCGCAGCGCGACGCAGCGGGTGGTGTACACGCTCGAGAACCTGGGCTACCTGTATCGCGTCCCGGAGACGCGCAACTACGGCCTGACGCCGAAGGTATTGCAGTTTTCCTACAATTACGTGCGCGCCAACGAGTTGATCGACAAGGCGTCGCCCTACCTGCTCGACATCAGCCGGCGGGTCGGCGAGACCACCAATCTGCAGGAACTCGACGGTAACGAGATCGTGTTCGTGGCGCGCTTTCCCGGGCACCATCTGGTCAATATCGACATCGTGGTGGGCAGCCGCCTGCCGGCGCTTTTCACCGCGTCGGGCACGGCGATCCTGGCGCGCCTGCCGCAAGAGCGGTGCGAGGAAATTTTCGCGCAGACGCGGCTCGAGCCGATCACCCCGTACACGGAAATCAATCCGGACAGGCTGCGCGAACGAATTCGCAAGACCGCGCAAACCGGTTATGCGATCGTCATGAACGAGACGGTGCTGGGGGATATTTCGGTGGCCGCGCCGGTCACCGATCACCGGGGCATCGCAGTGGCCGCCATCAATATTTCGGTGCCGACCTCGCGCTGGACGGTCGAGCGGGTCGAGGCCGAACTGGCGCAGCACGTGCAGGTCGTGGCGACCTCGATCTCGAAAGCGAAATTCAGCAGCTACACGCGATAAGCCCGGGCCTGCGCCAGGCTCACGCCTGCCGCTCGAACACCGCGAGTTGCCTGGCCAGTTCGTCGCGCAGGCTGGCCTGCAGCGCCGGCGCCGCGGCGACCAGCGGCGCGAGCAGGTCCGGGGCGTTCACGCCGATCAAATCGATGACCGATTTCATCGGTCCGGGATTGGTTTCCGAGAACGCGAGGTTCATCAGCGGCATCAGTTGGCGATGGACTTCGAGCGCCTGTTGCGTGTGCCCCTGCGAGGCGAGCCGATACATCTTGCGCCATGCGCTGGGCAGGAGATTGGCCGTGACCACGATGCCGCCGCGCGCGCCGGCGGCCACATGCAGCGGAAACAGCGTGTCTTCGCCGCTGAGTACCGCAAACGATGCATCGACACCGGCGATGGTACGCAGGAAGTGATACATGTCGGTGTTGCAGGCCTTCATGCCGATGATGCGCTCGTGTCGCGAGAGTTCGTGCAGCACTTCCGGAGCGATCGAGATACGGGTGCGGTAGGGAATCTCGTAGATCAGGATCGGCACCGGCGAGGCGTCCGCATAACGCAGAAAGTAATCGCGAATGCCGGCCTGGGTCGGGTTGGTGTAGTAAGGCGTGAGCACCAGCAGCGCATCGACGCCGGCCGCGGCGAATTCCTTGCCGGCCTGCAGCGCGTCGTAGTACCCCGGGTCGAGCACGCCGGCGATCACCGGCACCTCGCGCCCCACCGCATCGACGGTGATCTCGGCCATGCGGATGCGCTCGGCGTGCGGCAGCGAGCCATACTCGCCGGTGCCGCCCAGCGGCACGACGCCCTCCACTCCCTGCTTCAGCAAATAGGCGATCAACGCGCGCGTGGCGGATTCGTTGATCGTGTCGTCCGGATTGACCGGGGTCGGTATCGCGGGCATGACCCCGCGTAACTGGTTGGCATTGAGCATGAAATGTCCTGGTATGGAAAAAATCGGCCGGCGCGATCAGCTCGGCGCGCCGCGGCGATGCAGCCTGGCGGCGACCCAGATCAGGCCGGCGGTAAAGAGGAACAGGCACGTCGAGACGGCGGCGATCACCGGCGATATCTCCATGGTGATGGTGTCCCAGAACTGCTTGGGCAAGGTCGTGCTCAAGCCGCCCGAGGAAAACAGCGCGATGGTCAGTTCGTCGAACGACGTGGCGAAGGCGAACAGGAACGACGACATCAGGCCGGCGGCCAGAATCGGGAAGGTCACGAAGCGCAGCGTGGCGCCCGGGCGGGCGCCCAGGCTCTGCGCGGCCTGATCGAGGCGCACGTCGTAATTGCGCAGCACCGCCATCATGGTGATGACGACGTAGGGTACGGCGACCACCGTGTGGCCCAGCACCAGTCCCAGCGACGTGCCGACCAGGCCGATATGCGCGTAGAAATAGAACAGCCCGACGGCCAGGATCATGCGCGGCACGACGATCGGCGCCATCACGAACGCCAGCATGAGCGCCTTGCCGCGCAGCTTGCCGCGTGCCAGCAGGAATGCCGCCGGCGTGCCGATAAGCATCGACAGCAGCGCGGTGCAGGTGCCGACGATGAACGAGCGCGCGATCGATTGCATCCACAGCGGCGAGCGCAGCATCTGGTGATACCACTGCAGCGAGAAGCCGTGCGGCGGCCAGGTGAGCCCGGAGGCGCCATCGAACGAGAGCGGAATCATCAGGAAGGTGGGCGCGCTCAGGAACAACAGCAGCAGGATCACCACGCCCCAGTTGAAACGCGACTGCCCTGGGGCGGCCGCGCCGGCGCGGCGCCGGCGCCTGGGCAGGCAATCGATCAGCCGGTCGGTCAGCACGGCCAGCACGGTCAGCACGGCGTCGCCCGCCCGGCGCGGCCAACTGCCGAGCGACGACTGGCGGGCGCGGGCCTCGCCGCCGGTCATGGTGGACAGCCCCACCAGCTTGTCGTAGACGAGAAACACGATCAGCACGACCACCAGCAGCAACACCGAGATCGCGCCCGCGAACCCCCAGTTCAGGGCCTGCAGCACCTGGTCGATGATCAATTGCGTGATCATCGTCTGGTGGCGCCCGCCCAGCAGCGCCGGCGTGATGAAGAAGCCGATCGCGGTGACGAACACCATCAGCGCCGCGGCGGCCACGCCCGGCATCGACAGCGGGAAATAGATCTTCCAGAATGCCGTGCCGGGGCGCGCACCGAGCGTGGCGGCCGCGCGCGGCAGGTTGCCGTCGATGTTCTCCATCACCGACAGCATGGTCAGCACGGCCAGCGGCATGAGCGCATGGACCATGCCGACGACGACGGCGCCCAGGTTATAGAGCAGATTCAGCGGCTGATGGATGAGCCCGACGGCCATCAGGAAATCGTTGATCACGCCATTGCGCCCGAGCAGCACGACCCAGGCGAAGGTCCGCACCAGGAAGCTGGTCCAGAACGACAGCAGCACCCAGAACAGCAGCGCGTTCTTGCGCCGGCCGCGCAACGACGAGATCAGATAGGCCACCGGGTAGGCACTGAGCACCGAGAAGAACGTCGTCCACAACGATATCTTCAACGTGATCATCAGGACGTCGAGATAGACCGGGGTGGCAAACAGGCGGCGATACTCGCCCAGGTTGAAGCCGGTGGCGTTGTGTATGCTTTGCAGCAGCAACTGGCCGACCGGATACACCAGCATGACCACCAGCAGGATGACCAGCGGCGCGCCCATGAGCACGGGTCGCCACGACCGTTTGACTGGCCGGTCGGCCGGTTTGCGCGCCAGGACAGCGGATGTCTGCATGGCGTTACTCCGCAAGCGCCACGGCGTCGGCCGCATGCCACGACAGGCCGAGCGTCTGTCCGATTTCATAATGCTGGCCCAGCTGGCAGGTCGGATACGAGGCCACCAGCGAGGTGCCTGCATCGGCCGTGGCCGCGAGGTAGAGCTTGGTCAGGCTGCCGGTCACCATGATGTCGCGCAGCTGGCAGGCGATCTGGCTGTCGGCCGGCTCGCTGGCATTGACCCGCAGATTCTGCGGGCGCAGCATCAGCTTGACCTTCTGCCCGATGCGCGGCGCATGCCCGTTGACGGTCGCCCGCCCGATGCCGGCCTGGCCACGGACGCTCACGCCCACCTGATCGCCGTCGAGATGTGTCACCACCGCGTCGAGCAGGTTCGATTCGCCGAGGAAATCGGCTACGAACACGGTGCGCGGCCGGAAATACAGGTCGGCGGGCGTACCCAGTTGTTCGATCGCGCCGCCGTTCATCAGGCAGATGCGATCGGACATCGTCATCGCCTCTTCCTGATCGTGGGTCACGTACACGATGGTGGTGCCCAGTTCGCGGTGAATGCGCTTGATCTCCAGTTGCATGTGGTCGCGCAGCTTCTTGTCGAGCGCGCCCAGCGGTTCGTCCATCAGGATGATCGACGGCCGGTAGACCATGCAGCGAGCCAGCGCGATGCGCTGCTGCTGGCCGCCGGAGAGCTCGCGCGGCAGACGCTGCGCGAGTTGCGGCAGATGCACCATCTCCAGCACTTCGGCCACGCGCTTGCGCACCGCCGCGCCGTCGACCTTGCGCATCTGCAGGGGAAAGGCGATGTTCTGCGCGACCGTCATGTGCGGGAACAGCGCGTAGTTCTGGAACACCATGCCGATGTCGCGCTCGTACGGCGCGCCGTAGGTGACATCGACACCGTTGATCAGCACCTGCCCGCCATCGGGCTGCGCCAACCCGGCGATCAGGCTGAGCAAGGTCGTCTTGCCCGATCCGGAGGGGCCGAGCAGCGTGAGAAATTCGCCCTGGGCGACGTCGAGATCGGTGGGCGCCAGGGCGACGAAGTCGCCATAGCGCTTGCACAGTTTCGAGATTTTCAGGTTGGCTGAAGACATGGTGTCCAATGGCAATGATGAAACGTCGAATCAGGTCAGGATCCAGCTATTGAAGCGCTCGAGCGCCTTGCTCTGATTGTCGAGCCAGAACTGCGCGTCGATGTGCAGGCCGTCTTTCATGTTGACGGGGTATGTCGGGCAATTCTTGGCCACGGCGGGTTTGACGTAATTGAACGCGGCCGGCTGGGTCAACCCGGCCGGGAAGAACTCGACCAGTTGCGCCTGGCGTTTCGGGTCCGAGGCAAACTTGATGAACTCGCGGCAGGCTTGCGCGTTGGGCGTGCCCTTGAGAATGGACCAGTTGTCGCAGCCCCAGATGTTCTGGTTCCAGACGATCTCGACCGGGGCGCCGGCGGCCATCGCCGCTTGCGCGCGCGAGACCCACGTGCCGATCATGTCGACTTCGCCGGAGCCCAGCATCTGCTCGACCTGCGCGCCGGTCGTCCACCATACGTCGACGTGCTTGGCGATTTTGTCGAGGCTGGCGAAGGCGCGGTCGAAGTTGCACGGATAGACCTGCGAGGTCGGCACGCCGGAGGCCATCAGCGATTCCTCGATCGTATCGAACGGATATTTGCGCAAGCCGCGGCGGCCGGCGAATTCCTTGACGTTCCAGAAATCGGCCCACGACTGCGGCGCCTTGCGGC
It contains:
- the hypF gene encoding carbamoyltransferase HypF, with translation MNQCQDAEALSQDPDEVGRLRIEAGGAVQGVGFRPFVHRLAVSEGLTGFVRNTAEGVALEIEGVAPALARFLARLEAELAPPAAMRARRVRRIAPTGQRDFSILPSRQERAPDQPRLPVVLPDLATCAACLAEIREPGNRRYRYPFTTCVQCGPRFSLIEDVPYDRARTTMRRFAMCAACQAEYDDPRSRRFHAETNACPRCGPQLRLWDAAGREIAAGDQALLGAAGALRDGVIVALKGLGGFQLLVDARNDLAVRRLRERKGRPTKPFALMVPDCEAAQALAEVDPLERQLLCSPAAPIVLLRAREGAIRFSPATGAHGMGGVPPSVVPSVAPLNPWLGIMLPYTPLHHLLMRELGAPVVATSGNRGGDPIVADETQALEQLAGLADLFLVHDRPIAHPVDDSVTRVIGGEPVVLRNARGYAPLVLSSNDESDASPTLTPNPNPTLALGGHGKSAVALAYAEQLVLGPYVGDLEGVRARTAFAGGIEAMRRLYRVRPQTVACDTHPDYHSTQVAEREASAVQYVPHHLAHVLAGMADNGLSAPLLGVAWDGSGYGGDGTVWGGEFILVKRDAYCRVAHLQPFRLPGGEAAVREPDRAALGALHAVFGDAMFDDASLAALPPIAALAPRERRVFAAMLARGAHAPWTSSAGRLFDAVAALLGLCARSSFDGEAAIALEAAATCAAGCYPLAAPVLREAARRIVADWRPTLAALVRARLNGVDAADLAAGFHQALAQLVVEVAARVGEPRVLLSGGCFQNALLSERAAAGLRAAGLAVWRHHRVPPNDGGLAAGQAAFARHPLMEEKT
- a CDS encoding Ni/Fe hydrogenase subunit alpha; its protein translation is MATKRIHVDYLARVEGEGALDLRIRDGRVTSARLEIFEPPRLFEAMLRGRGYAETPDIVARICGICPVAYQMSAVHAIENAFGVRVDGQLRALRRLLYCGEWIESHALHVVMLHAPDFLGYPDAIALAREHGDAVRDGLALKKAGNELMRVLGGREIHPVNVKVGGFHRLPTRAELAPVAASLERARELAIKLVRWVATFPFPELERDYEFVALRHPDEYPFNEGRLVSNRDIDIGIDAYESEFEERHVRHSTALHSLLRRRGAYLVGPLARYALNFDRLPAWLRELAGEAGLGPVCNNPFRSIIVRSLEIAYACDEALRLIAAYEPPALAAVPVEPRAGVGFGCTEAPRGICWHRYAFAADGTIDAARIVPPTSQNQSSMEADLVAVASSLLDRSDDVIRDGCERSIRNYDPCISCSAHFLKLSVERA
- a CDS encoding hydrogenase maturation protease, with product MMRCAAPSLRVCVIGVGNPDRGDDGAGPEVARRLAGRLPDGVRVLVRGGDMTLLSDDVAGIDALVCVDAAAPRGVPGRVSRIDSTETGLEALALQASPASSHAFGLAESLALADALGLAPRTTIVYALEGACFDPGAPLTPAVAAAVETVVERVIEEVERLRRAPSTEVPDA
- a CDS encoding hydrogenase maturation nickel metallochaperone HypA, with product MHETGIAKDLVERLTVAAAQADALGIKQVCVWLGALSQFSPEHFREHFEEAARGTLAEHASLQIVTSHDPLDPNAQHVVLQSLELEVPDDEGEG
- a CDS encoding oxidoreductase, which encodes MSERKRPRLAVWKFASCDGCQLSLLDCEDELLLLADAVEIANFPEASSATAGGTYDLSLVEGSITTEHDARRIRRVRRQSKFLVTIGACATAGGIQALRNFADIDEFVAAVYASPQYIDTLSTSTPISAHVAVDYELRGCPINKTQLLEVIAAFLAGRKPAIAAHSVCVECKQQGNVCVMVQGTPCLGPVTHAGCGALCPSFRRGCYGCYGPMETPNTASLARQWQTLGATRRDVFRALRTFNAAAEPFRKESEAHGD